One genomic window of Camelina sativa cultivar DH55 chromosome 5, Cs, whole genome shotgun sequence includes the following:
- the LOC104787486 gene encoding uncharacterized protein LOC104787486, with product METKEIEKLCQRCKQSYSDSSNDASSCRFHPSFFVCRRHDDQKRYYELKPDDPPYAAKFYDCCGAEDPNAPGCVTSPHISYDD from the exons ATGGAGACGAAGGAGATAGAGAAGCTGTGCCAGAGGTGCAAACAAAGCTACTCGGATTCTTCAAACGACGCTTCCTCTTGCCGTTTTCATCCTTCCTTCTTCGTTTGTCGTCGCCACGATGACCAGAAAAG GTATTATGAATTGAAACCAGATGATCCACCATATGCAGCCAAGTTCTACGACTGTTGCGGAGCAGAGGATCCTAATGCACCAGGTTGTGTCACCAGTCCTCACATTTCATATGATgactaa